The nucleotide window TAAAACCTATTAATAAAGCGATAATGGAGTATAGCATCGGGATGTTTGTTCAGCTCTAGTTAAAACGGAGGCCTATTTAATGAATAATCTGATACATGTGCAAGCGCTAGCGGAAGCTGGCGCTGATTTTATTCAAGTTTAATAGCAAGAGTGTTATAGTCTGCACGCATTTTTTTATGGAAATACAACGGTTTTGAGCCAGTTACATTCTGTCAAATGGTTTCAGGTTTTGTCGGAAGCAGGGTTAGCCTGATTAACTTGGAACTCTTGACCGTCCTTATAGAGTCATCGTTACTATGGATTTTTTTGACGATATCATAATTGATATTAAACAGCTTACCTTTAGCAGGGGTGATCGGTATATCTGTAAAAATATAGATATACGCATTCCACGGGGTAAAGTGACGGCGATTATGGGCCCGAGTGGTACCGGTAAAACCACACTGTTGAAACTGATCGGAGGGCAGCTGAAACCCGATTCAGGTTCTATTTTGCTGGATGGCGATGATATCCCCCGTCTGGGACGCTCAGAACTGTTTGATGTCCGCGAAAAAATGGGGATGCTGTTTCAGAGCGGTGCGCTGTTTACGGATATGACCGTATTTGAAAATGTGGCTTTCCCGTTGCGGGTACATACCAAACTGCCACAGGATATGATCCGCGATATTGTGTTAATGAAGCTTCAGGCCGTTGGTCTGCGAGGCGCAGCAGAGCTGATGCCCAGTGAGCTTTCCGGTGGTATGGGACGTCGCGTAGCCCTGGCCCGGGCGATTGTGCTTGATCCGGCACTGGTGATGTATGATGAACCTTTCACCGGGCAGGATCCTATCGCTATGGGCGTGCTGGTTAACCTGATCAAAAAACTTAATCAGGCACTGGGGCACAGTAGTATTATTGTCTCCCATGATATTAAGGAGACGCTCAGCATTGCTGACTATATCTACATTATTGCGGATGCTGGCGTGATTGCGCATGGCACGCCCGAGCAGCTTAATCAGAATGATTCTGAACAGGTGCGGCAGTTTATGCATGGATTGCCGGACGGTCCGGTGCCGTTCCATTTTCCAGCAGGTAATTATGAAGCTGAACTGATGGAGGGGTGTTGATGGACGCGGTAATCAATAATCTGATCCTGCTTGGTCGTATTGCGATCGACAGGGTGTCCGCTATTGGTCGTTCCGGCTTGATTCTTATGCATGCCGTTATTGCCAGACCTGATCCGCGAGCCTCTTTTCCGCTGCTGATACGTCAGCTGTATTCGGTGGGCGTACTGTCAATGATAATTATCATTGTATCCGGCCTGTTTATTGGGATGGTGCTGGCCTTACAGGGGTATACTATTCTGGTCGATTACGGCACGGAGCAGGCGGTAGGGCAGATGGTTGCGCTCAGTCTGGTGCGGGAACTGGCTCCGGTGGTAACCGCGCTATTATTCGCGGGTCGCGCCGGGTCAGCGCTGACTGCTGAGATCGGTCTGATGAAAGCGACTGAACAGCTGTCCGGTATGGAGATGATCGGTGTCGATCCGCTGAGACGAATTATAGCGCCGCGTTTCTGGGCCGGATTTATCAGTTTGCCGATTCTTACCATGATCTTCAGTGCCGTGGGTATCTGGGGGGGCTTGCTGGTTGGTGTGGAGTGGCTGGGGATCTATGAGGGATCTTACTGGTCGAATATGCAGAATTCAGTCGACTTTTTTGATGATATTGGTAACGGTCTGATTAAGTCTCTGGTGTTTGGACTGGTGGTGACCTGGGTCGCCGTCTTTCAGGGGTATGATTCAGTGCCGACGTCTGAAGGAATCAGCCAGGCAACCACAAAAACCGTTGTCTATTCATCCCTCGCAATCCTGGGGCTGGACTTTATTTTGACCGCTTTGATGTTTGGAGATTTGTAACAAATGCGAAACCGTGGAATTGAGTTGGGCGTCGGTATTTTTATGTTGGTGGGAGCTATTGCACTTACTATGCTGGCGATAAACGTGAGTGGTCTGAGTCTGTCTGAGCAGCAGGGCTCGTATAAAGTCTATGCCCGCTTTGAAAATGTGGGGGGGCTGACTGCCCGCTCAAAAGTGACGATGTCTGGCGTCACTATCGGAAAAGTGAACAGTATCACTATCGACCGTAAGAAACTGATGGCTTTGGTAGAGATGGAGATTAACGAGGACGTGAACTACCTGACATCTGACAGTTCGGCCTCTATTTTGACCGCCGGTCTGCTGGGCGAAAAGTATATTGGTGTTACCACGGGTGCTGCGGACGATGAAATACTTAAAGAGGGTGACTTTATTGAAGATACTCAGTCCTCTCTGGTTCTGGAAGAGCTGATTGGTAAGTTTCTTTTCAATCAGGCCTCTGAATAGAGTTAATTAGATAGCGTTGTAAAGGTATGAGGGTTGTGGAAATGAGATATTTGAGTCGCTGGTTAGTGTTACTGGCTCTGACTTTTTCTTCTGTTACAGCGAATGCGTCATGGGATGAAGCCCGCAATGCTGTGGAGCAGGCGTCAGCAAAAATGATGAAAGTGCTTGAGGATGAAGCCTTAAAGGCACCCGAAAAAAATGAACAGCTGATCAGTGAGATCGAAGCGATTCTCAATCCGGTCGTGGATTTTGATTATGTTTCCAAGCGGGTTATGGGCAAGTACTATAATCGTGTGGACGACAAGCAGCAGCAGATCTTTTCTACAGTATTCAAAGACACCATGGTTCGCACCTATGCTAAGTCGCTGACCGGCTTTGATATTGTCAGCTATAAAGTAGCGCCCGAGGGGCCGCCTAGTCCTGATGCTGATAAACAGGTCGTTAGTGTTCATATTTTTTCAGCTAAAGGTGATCAGTACACTCTGGTTTACTACATGCTGAAGGGCGATGGTGGCTGGAAACTGGTGAATGTGCTGGTCGATGGGATCAATCTGCGGCTCAACTTCAAAAATCAGTTTTCTGATATGGTGTCACGCACCAATGGTGATGTGTCGCAGGTGATTGCTGACTGGAAAGCGGCAGTGGCTGGCAGTGACAGTAAGGACAGCTGATGAATTCTCAGGTTGAAATCAGCGCTGACATTATCCTGCTGAAGGGCGACCTGTTGTTCAGCACTATTATCTCTGTTCGTGAAGCCCTTGAAAAAGCGATCGATCAGGCAGATAAAGACTGTGTGCTGGATTTCGCCGGTGTCGGTCGTGTCGACAGTTCTGCTGTGTCACTCTGGCTGTGCCTTGAACGCAAAACCCGGTCTCGCCATCTGAGCCTTAAAGCGGTAAATATTCCGGATGAACTGAGCTCTATAGTGAGTCTGGTAGGGCTTAATCAGACCGGTCTGAATCCCTGAATAGGGCTGGAAAGCACATCGATTAAAGATGGCTGTATAGCTACAGTCATCGCCTTTCGTTACATTTTCCGCTATCATAGCCGCCCTATTATTTTCTCCCAATTCTCATTGGTATTATGCATGCAAATCGAAGACGTAAAACAGATTCTGGAAGAGAAACTGGATGGATGTGAAGTATTCCCCGAAGGCGAAGGCTGTAATTTTCAGGTAACTGTCGTTGGGGATATCTTTGAAGGTCTACGGCCTGTTAAAAAACAACAGATGGTATATGCCTGTCTCGCTGATCAGATAGCGGATGGCAGTATTCATGCCCTGACTATCAGAACCTTTACCCGGGCCCAGTGGGCAGAACAGAACTGAAGCGCTTAGAGACCCTATTTTCATGGATAAACTGATTATTACCGGCGGTAGCCGCCTGGAAGGTGAAGTACGCATTTCCGGAGCGAAGAACTCCGCGCTTCCTATTCTGGCGGCAACTCTGTTAGCCGATGAACCGGTTACTATCAGTAATCTGCCTCATCTGCATGACATTACGACTATGCTGGAACTGCTGCGGCAGATGGGTGTAGAGCTGACTATCGATGAAAAACTCAGTGTTGAGATCGATCCCCGCACGCTGACCTCCACCATAGCACCCTATGAGCTGGTAAAAACGATGCGGGCTTCTATTCTGGTGTTGGGCCCGTTACTGGCTCACTTTGGTCACGCGGAGGTTTCTCTGCCAGGTGGTTGTGCTATTGGTAGTCGTCCGGTCGACCTGCATCTGAAAGGCCTTGAGGCACTGGGTGCTGAGATTACGGTTGAGGAAGGTTTTATCCGCGCTACCTGCGACGGACGCCTGAAGGGCGGGCGGGTATTCTTTGATATCGTCACCGTAACCGGAACCGAGAATATCCTGATGGCCGCGGCTCTGGCGGAAGGGCAGTCAATTATTGAAAACGCTGCCCGGGAACCGGAAATAGTTGATCTGGCTGAGTTTCTGATCGCGATGGGCGCTGATATAACCGGTCATGGTACCGACACTATTATCGTCAACGGTGTAGCGTCACTGAAGAGTTGTACCTATCCGGTGATTGCTGACCGGATTGAAACCGGAACCTATCTGGTTGCTGCGGCGGCAACACGGGGTCGGGTCAAAGTTAAAAACACCCGTCCGGATATTCTCGATGCGGTGCTGCAGAAACTTGAAGAAGCGGGCGCTGAGATAGAGTGTGGTCCGGACTGGATAAGTTTGGATATGAAAGGTAAGCGGCCTAAAGCGGTTAATGTGACTACGGCGCCTTACCCGGCGTTCCCTACCGATATGCAGGCTCAGTTTGCTGCCCTGAATATTATTGCCGAAGGTGTGGGGGTGATCAAAGAAACGGTGTTTGAGAACCGCTTTATGCATATGCAGGAGATGCTGCGTATGGGAGCCAGGATCAATATCGATGGTAATACCGCAATTACCGAAGGTCGCGAAGTGCTGACCGGCGCACCGGTTATGGCGACCGATCTGCGGGCCTCTGCAAGTCTGGTAATCGCCGCTATGGTGGCGACAGGAGATACCGTGATTGATCGTATCTACCATATTGACCGTGGCTATGAGTGTATCGAAGAGAAGATGCAGCTTCTGGGTGCCAAGATTAAGCGGGTTCCGGGTTAACAGGAATTTCGCATTAGCACGATAGACTCTATCTCTGTAGTGAATTTATAAGTGGTAACGAAACAGCTAATATGAAACAGAACCTCACCATAGCGCTATCCAAAGGGCGTATTCTGAAAGATACGCTGCCTCTGTTAGAGGCGGCTGACATCATTCCGGCTGAAGATATTTTCAGCAGCCGCAAGCTGATTTTCGATACCAACCATGACAACATTAAACTGGTGGTTATTCGTGCGACTGATGTGCCAACCTATGTTGAGCATGGTGGCGCAGATATGGGTGTCGCCGGTAAAGATGTGCTGCTGGAATACGGCGCCAAGGGCTTGTATGAACCACTGGATCT belongs to Amphritea atlantica and includes:
- a CDS encoding STAS domain-containing protein gives rise to the protein MNSQVEISADIILLKGDLLFSTIISVREALEKAIDQADKDCVLDFAGVGRVDSSAVSLWLCLERKTRSRHLSLKAVNIPDELSSIVSLVGLNQTGLNP
- a CDS encoding BolA family transcriptional regulator, translated to MQIEDVKQILEEKLDGCEVFPEGEGCNFQVTVVGDIFEGLRPVKKQQMVYACLADQIADGSIHALTIRTFTRAQWAEQN
- the murA gene encoding UDP-N-acetylglucosamine 1-carboxyvinyltransferase, with amino-acid sequence MDKLIITGGSRLEGEVRISGAKNSALPILAATLLADEPVTISNLPHLHDITTMLELLRQMGVELTIDEKLSVEIDPRTLTSTIAPYELVKTMRASILVLGPLLAHFGHAEVSLPGGCAIGSRPVDLHLKGLEALGAEITVEEGFIRATCDGRLKGGRVFFDIVTVTGTENILMAAALAEGQSIIENAAREPEIVDLAEFLIAMGADITGHGTDTIIVNGVASLKSCTYPVIADRIETGTYLVAAAATRGRVKVKNTRPDILDAVLQKLEEAGAEIECGPDWISLDMKGKRPKAVNVTTAPYPAFPTDMQAQFAALNIIAEGVGVIKETVFENRFMHMQEMLRMGARINIDGNTAITEGREVLTGAPVMATDLRASASLVIAAMVATGDTVIDRIYHIDRGYECIEEKMQLLGAKIKRVPG
- a CDS encoding ATP-binding cassette domain-containing protein; amino-acid sequence: MDFFDDIIIDIKQLTFSRGDRYICKNIDIRIPRGKVTAIMGPSGTGKTTLLKLIGGQLKPDSGSILLDGDDIPRLGRSELFDVREKMGMLFQSGALFTDMTVFENVAFPLRVHTKLPQDMIRDIVLMKLQAVGLRGAAELMPSELSGGMGRRVALARAIVLDPALVMYDEPFTGQDPIAMGVLVNLIKKLNQALGHSSIIVSHDIKETLSIADYIYIIADAGVIAHGTPEQLNQNDSEQVRQFMHGLPDGPVPFHFPAGNYEAELMEGC
- the mlaE gene encoding lipid asymmetry maintenance ABC transporter permease subunit MlaE, with the protein product MLMDAVINNLILLGRIAIDRVSAIGRSGLILMHAVIARPDPRASFPLLIRQLYSVGVLSMIIIIVSGLFIGMVLALQGYTILVDYGTEQAVGQMVALSLVRELAPVVTALLFAGRAGSALTAEIGLMKATEQLSGMEMIGVDPLRRIIAPRFWAGFISLPILTMIFSAVGIWGGLLVGVEWLGIYEGSYWSNMQNSVDFFDDIGNGLIKSLVFGLVVTWVAVFQGYDSVPTSEGISQATTKTVVYSSLAILGLDFILTALMFGDL
- the mlaD gene encoding outer membrane lipid asymmetry maintenance protein MlaD — its product is MRNRGIELGVGIFMLVGAIALTMLAINVSGLSLSEQQGSYKVYARFENVGGLTARSKVTMSGVTIGKVNSITIDRKKLMALVEMEINEDVNYLTSDSSASILTAGLLGEKYIGVTTGAADDEILKEGDFIEDTQSSLVLEELIGKFLFNQASE
- a CDS encoding ABC transporter substrate-binding protein, producing MRVVEMRYLSRWLVLLALTFSSVTANASWDEARNAVEQASAKMMKVLEDEALKAPEKNEQLISEIEAILNPVVDFDYVSKRVMGKYYNRVDDKQQQIFSTVFKDTMVRTYAKSLTGFDIVSYKVAPEGPPSPDADKQVVSVHIFSAKGDQYTLVYYMLKGDGGWKLVNVLVDGINLRLNFKNQFSDMVSRTNGDVSQVIADWKAAVAGSDSKDS